From a single Ornithorhynchus anatinus isolate Pmale09 chromosome 4, mOrnAna1.pri.v4, whole genome shotgun sequence genomic region:
- the LOC114811036 gene encoding LOW QUALITY PROTEIN: dihydropteridine reductase-like (The sequence of the model RefSeq protein was modified relative to this genomic sequence to represent the inferred CDS: inserted 1 base in 1 codon) encodes MAAVAAEGRRVLVYGGRGALGTQCVHYFKAKNWWVASIDVVENEEAHASVIVKMTDSFTEQAAQVTVDVDKLLGERKVDAILCVAGGWAGGSAKAKSLFKNCDLMWKQSMWTSTISSHLATKHLKEGGLLTLAGAKAALDGTPGMIGYGMAKGAVHQLCQSLAGNNSGLPPGSAAIAVLPVTLDTPMNRKSMXDADFSSWTPLEFLVE; translated from the exons atggcggcggtggcggcggaggGCCGGCGGGTGCTGGTGTACGGGGGCCGAGGGGCCCTGGGCACCCAGTGCGTGCACTACTTCAAAGCCAAAAACTGG TGGGTCGCTAGCATCGACGTGGTCGAAAATGAAGAAGCCCACGCCAGTGTCATCGTCAAAATGACAGACTCCTTCACCGAACAAGCAGCTCAG GTGACGGTGGATGTGGACAAGCTTTTAGGCGAGCGGAAGGTGGATGCCATCCTCTGTGTGGCCGGTGGCTGGGCCGGAGGCAGTGCCAAGGCGAAAT CTCTGTTCAAAAACTGTGACCTGATGTGGAAGCAGAGCATGTGGACCTCAACGATCTCTAGCCACCTCGCCACCAAGCACCTGAAGGAAGGGGGTCTCCTGACGTTGGCCGGGGCCAAGGCCGCTTTGGATGGCACCCCAG GCATGATTGGATATGGCATGGCCAAGGGAGCGGTACATCAACTCTGCCAAAGCCTCGCTGGGAATAACAGTGGTTTGCCGCCCGGTTCTGCGGCTATTGCTGTCTTACC GGTGACTCTGGATACGCCGATGAACAGGAAATCAA CTGATGCAGACTTCAGCTCCTGGACCCCTCTGGAATTCCTGGTCGAGTAA